A stretch of the Janthinobacterium sp. B9-8 genome encodes the following:
- a CDS encoding AsmA family protein produces MMKKTRTLLFCLLLFFVLIVSLPLILPLNSYKPQLEKRLSTLLQAKVQLENIEFTYQPLPFFALNGIKIDEGAGKIEQIRIPLNFSNLFKYGKSLKNVEVEGVHLSPALAFSLPKRFAALEQDRITLGDVLLTKASVILDQGELGPIDGVMKFAQNGAMADLQLADKQGHIEVHLKPKGDNVGLTVQATSWELPLGYPIVFERLYMSGEGSPEGLVIDDIRGESYGGVLSGKAQLTKQNEWNLQGQLVAKGVHTEPLSKIFSPATFVSGRMDAEAQFNYRAADYLKLFAHPEIDAHFLVREGAVHNLDLVAQLRAGETPAGRGGQTRFDTLKGKMVMRDRSVQLQSMVLEAGKFNAQGSVQTGGSTLNGAVSARLKAGVLVISNQIRIGGNLTSPTLSSGSAARGGALPSPAEMIETPL; encoded by the coding sequence ATGATGAAAAAAACAAGAACACTGTTGTTTTGTTTGCTTTTATTCTTTGTATTAATTGTAAGTCTGCCGCTGATCTTGCCGCTAAATAGCTACAAACCTCAGCTGGAAAAACGTCTTTCAACGCTATTACAGGCGAAAGTTCAGCTAGAAAACATCGAATTTACCTACCAACCTTTGCCTTTTTTTGCCCTAAATGGCATAAAAATTGATGAAGGCGCAGGAAAAATCGAACAAATTCGCATTCCTTTAAACTTTTCTAATCTATTTAAGTATGGCAAAAGCTTAAAAAATGTTGAAGTTGAGGGGGTGCATTTAAGTCCTGCCTTGGCTTTTTCCTTACCAAAGCGCTTTGCGGCTCTTGAGCAAGATCGCATCACTTTGGGCGATGTCTTGCTGACAAAGGCCAGTGTGATTCTGGATCAGGGTGAGCTGGGGCCGATCGATGGGGTAATGAAATTTGCCCAAAATGGTGCAATGGCCGATTTGCAGCTGGCGGATAAGCAGGGGCATATTGAAGTTCATCTTAAGCCCAAGGGCGATAATGTGGGGCTAACCGTGCAAGCAACGAGCTGGGAGTTGCCGCTAGGCTACCCCATCGTTTTTGAAAGGTTATATATGAGCGGCGAAGGCTCACCAGAGGGTTTGGTGATCGATGATATTCGCGGTGAATCATATGGCGGGGTTTTAAGTGGCAAGGCCCAGCTGACTAAGCAAAACGAATGGAATTTACAAGGGCAGCTGGTCGCTAAAGGGGTTCATACCGAGCCACTGAGCAAAATCTTCAGCCCTGCAACGTTTGTTTCTGGCCGCATGGATGCAGAGGCGCAGTTTAATTATCGCGCAGCAGACTACTTAAAATTATTTGCTCATCCAGAAATTGATGCTCATTTCTTAGTACGAGAAGGCGCTGTACATAATTTGGATTTAGTTGCCCAGTTACGCGCCGGCGAAACACCTGCGGGCCGTGGCGGGCAAACGCGCTTTGATACCTTAAAGGGCAAGATGGTGATGCGCGATCGCTCTGTACAGCTGCAAAGCATGGTGCTGGAAGCAGGTAAATTTAACGCTCAGGGCTCGGTGCAAACGGGTGGCAGCACTTTAAACGGCGCGGTTTCGGCTCGTTTGAAAGCGGGTGTGTTGGTGATTTCTAATCAAATTAGAATAGGCGGCAATTTAACGAGCCCTACTTTAAGCTCAGGCAGTGCAGCCAGAGGGGGAGCACTACCTAGCCCCGCTGAAATGATTGAAACACCGCTGTAA
- a CDS encoding PaaI family thioesterase yields MNLNEFTGLQLLQAMADGKLPAPSITQTMPMSMVHISEGSVRFTAQADERHLNPMGGVHGGFAATVLDSVTACAVHSMLEAGASYATVDLNVKMVKAIPKNTELVAEGKILHISKGIGVSEGSIKSADGTLLAHATATCVIRR; encoded by the coding sequence ATGAACCTAAACGAATTCACTGGTCTGCAATTACTGCAAGCCATGGCCGATGGCAAACTCCCTGCGCCTTCCATTACTCAGACGATGCCCATGAGCATGGTGCATATCAGCGAAGGCTCGGTACGCTTTACAGCCCAAGCCGATGAGCGACATTTGAATCCTATGGGGGGTGTACACGGTGGCTTTGCCGCCACCGTACTTGATTCTGTTACCGCCTGCGCCGTACACAGCATGCTGGAGGCAGGGGCCAGCTACGCCACAGTCGATTTAAATGTAAAAATGGTCAAAGCCATTCCTAAAAACACCGAACTAGTGGCCGAAGGCAAGATTTTGCATATTTCCAAGGGTATTGGTGTTTCGGAAGGATCGATCAAATCAGCCGATGGCACCCTACTAGCCCATGCCACGGCCACCTGCGTGATTCGACGCTAA